One window of the Lodderomyces elongisporus chromosome 6, complete sequence genome contains the following:
- the GAP6 gene encoding Amino-acid permease gap6 has translation MSTTFSEKSTKAFETSDPKTSDLSYSSESSNLAANNNNSSSRGNSGGKLNNSWRNFKDSFKPPASNSQISRDSDLESNTDKPGHGNDASATTREGAPLKQTLKKRQLQMIALGGCVGSGLLVASGLALGTGGPASLLIAWAIVSSFLYCTMQSLAELSSCFPVSGSFATYSIKFIDPSWGFAMGWNYALFWVVVLPLELVASSMTIKFWNSDINSVAWVAIFYVLIIFLNLCGNKGFGETEFVASVIKLLGIVGFDILAIVLICGGGDQGYIGGKNWHPPFASGVKGVISVLLTATYSLAGTELVGLTSAESAGDARKTLPKAIKQVVWRILIFYMLSLTLIGFLVNAKEPQLASDDSSVSTSPFVIAIQQGGIKGLPSVFNVVIMVALLAIGNSAVYGFSRTVLALAEQGLAPKILTYVDRKGRPLAGIAVSAIVGLLSFVSASKYENEVFSWLVALSGLSTLFTWGSINAALIRFRQAMRAQNRSIDYIPYKSSTGVLGAYYGLIMNIVVLALQFWLALYPVGVKKPSAKTFFETYLAAVIVLAFYIGHKIWTKNWILLIKTEDIDIDQGRSDVDMDMIVQQIAEERAALAAKPLYYRIYNFWC, from the coding sequence ATGTCCACTACTTTCAGCGAAAAGCTGACCAAGGCATTTGAGACGAGCGATCCAAAAACATCGGATCTCTCGTACTCATCTGAATCATCAAATTTAGCAgcaaacaacaataacagcagcagcagaggCAACAGCGGAGGCAAACTCAATAATTCATGGCGCAACTTTAAAGACTCATTCAAACCACCAGCATCAAACTCGCAAATACTGCGAGACTCTGATTTGGAGTCCAATACGGATAAGCCAGGTCATGGTAATGATGCATCCGCAACAACACGAGAAGGAGCCCCATTGAAACAAACTTTAAAGAAACGTCAGCTTCAAATGATTGCACTTGGTGGATGTGTAGGCTCAGGTTTACTAGTCGCATCAGGATTGGCATTGGGCACAGGTGGACCAGCAAGTCTCCTTATTGCATGGGCAATTGTCTCATCATTCTTGTACTGTACAATGCAGTCATTGGCAGAATTATCCAGTTGTTTCCCAGTCTCGGGATCTTTTGCTACTTACTCAATTAAATTCATCGATCCAAGTTGGGGGTTTGCCATGGGTTGGAACTATGCATTGTTCTGGGTGGTGGTATTGCCATTGGAATTGGTGGCTTCCTCAATGACCATCAAGTTTTGGAACTCAGACATCAATAGTGTAGCCTGGGTGGCCATCTTTTACGTCCTTATCATCTTTTTGAACTTGTGCGGAAACAAAGGATTCGGTGAGACCGAATTTGTCGCATCCGTCATCAAATTATTAGGAATTGTTGGCTTTGATATCTTGGCCATTGTCTTGATCTGTGGTGGTGGAGACCAAGGATATATCGGAGGAAAGAACTGGCACCCACCATTTGCCTCGGGTGTAAAGGGTGTCATCTCCGTATTGTTGACTGCTACATATTCTTTAGCAGGAACTGAATTGGTGGGATTAACATCTGCAGAGTCAGCGGGCGACGCAAGAAAAACCTTACCCAAGGCCATCAAACAAGTGgtttggagaatattgattttttaCATGTTATCGTTAACCTTGATTGGATTCCTTGTTAATGCAAAAGAACCACAATTGGCCTCAGATGACAGCAGTGTATCGACATCACCATTTGTCATTGCTATCCAACAAGGTGGTATCAAAGGGTTACCATCAGTGTTCAATGTTGTTATTATGGTGGCTCTTTTGGCCATTGGTAATTCTGCCGTTTATGGATTTTCCAGAACTGTTTTGGCATTGGCTGAGCAAGGCTTGGCACCAAAGATATTGACATATGTCGACAGGAAAGGTAGACCATTAGCCGGAATCGCAGTATCCGCCATTGTTGGTTTGCtttcatttgtttctgCCTCAAAATACGAAAATGAAGTGTTTTCATGGTTGGTTGCCTTGTCAGGCTTATCAACGTTGTTCACTTGGGGTAGTATCAATGCTGCACTCATTAGATTCAGACAAGCAATGAGGGCGCAAAATAGATCAATCGATTACATTCCATACAAGTCCTCAACCGGTGTTTTGGGTGCATACTATGGTTTAATCATGAACATTGTGGTATTGGCACTTCAATTTTGGCTTGCATTGTACCCTGTTGGTGTCAAAAAGCCGCTGGCCAAGAcattttttgaaacttaTTTGGCTGCCGTCATTGTGTTGGCGTTTTACATTGGTCACAAGATCTGGACCAAAAATTGGATTTTGCTCATCAAGACTGAAGACATTGACATTGATCAAGGTAGGTCCGACGTGGACATGGATATGATTGTACAACAAATTGCCGAAGAAAGAGCCGCCTTAGCCGCAAAACCATTGTACTATAGAATTTACAACTTTTGGTGCTAA
- the LEU3 gene encoding Regulatory protein leu3 encodes MSVPEYNETRPSNPLDSLVHIASNMSRELRHIERSSDTNGFSPGNNNNNNNNNNDSNNGNNDISHTATSSAFQSPSLSHSSQIPSASATPTNNPLGNSPQPDHDSLAKQGKIKRMACVECRQQKSRCDAHEKYPNPCTRCSKKGLQCDLKSDYKRTYKRARIAQIEREFHELKKTLTATQAAELTSKFPSLVGTVSRSGSEDFASPTPAAAAAAAAATATATATNATTPRPFIHISNSHANTDESRSPRGNEFLNTGYGTGTNVGPSAIPHQKHSIPSKAFYQVAVPTPYPHDPTLPISEEILVCEEKSFESITLSSQTIKMLYIEYVTRYHPIFPVVDIEKGPERIYRLCPALFWVMMFVSLRRIEDDYSKSLLIQMSPVVKSILAEIMISPITRYNPSEEEEPIYNVSSVYSVQAFLLYSFWPPITSSLSADSSYNTVNTGFFQAIRISLHAPSSFVENLNGENGNKNGQGLTTQQTAMIQEQVKTWILSNVASQYIATSFGFPACVQFDSSIWFYSKPGSRINIPQDINVMLEIAQFQDQMAKSLNSNPNDSCGLAEAKERVTILKLLEKRLNEIETKVRSDVSKYSANFRIFEILAVKVHLFSYFFMDSYKIPDFELKKGLIKLYNSAVALIEYTKTCQGTDRKYVKYLPGVYLLNLWQAACITGKLVHSELKEYIDVAIGRRCFEAVVSLTMKASILKHDMAFRSSGITKSMWPLFKNLNDEKKNLLRITVRNRMSASVFFDCLNLVREQVGLTKMNAKADESKGADPADDGYHESNDHSQSEVDDANEEPNAASKKDPHQNNTSQNFKEKNLITKIRASAESRAREIIRTKPLDPEPISIDSKRSSIFKIVNSSSDTSPLARSDTSVVENGLLQKQSPYSAQMSPRGLEQQRDPNASPQSLPPHTGLNAHSRPQFQPQSQPQPQSQSQPQSQPQLQPQLQSQYHGHPQYQTQYQTQYQAQGQGQAQAQAQAYAHTHAHSSHAVANHKPLDSYTVSNTSYYESPAQSAQSGYESLDLDGFDTDLLWKDVDSVMNDFGFHLD; translated from the coding sequence ATGAGCGTGCCGGAATATAACGAAACAAGGCCCAGTAACCCTCTAGACAGCTTGGTGCATATTGCTAGCAACATGTCTCGAGAACTACGACACATTGAACGCAGTAGTGATACAAACGGCTTTTCACCtggaaacaacaacaacaacaacaacaacaacaatgataGCAACAATGGCAACAATGACATTTCACATACTGCCACTAGTCTGGCTTTCCAGCTGCCCAGCCTTTCTCATCTGCTGCAAATTCCCTCCGCTAGCGCAACTCCAACCAATAACCCACTAGGTAACTCTCCTCAACCAGACCATGATTCATTAGCAAAACagggaaaaataaagagaatgGCATGTGTGGAATGTCGTCAACAAAAGTCGCGATGTGACGCTCACGAAAAGTACCCCAATCCATGTACCAGGTGCCTGAAAAAGGGGTTGCAATGTGATTTAAAATCAGACTACAAGAGAACGTATAAAAGAGCTCGAATAGCGCAGATTGAACGGGAGTTTCacgaattgaaaaaaacattAACAGCTACACAAGCAGCAGAACTAACCTCAAAGTTTCCATCTTTGGTAGGCACAGTAAGTAGAAGTGGATCGGAAGACTTTGCATCGCCCACacctgctgctgctgctgctgctgctgctgcaactgcaactgcaactgcaacaaatGCCACCACTCCACGACCTTTTATCCATATCTCCAACTCACATGCGAACACAGATGAGCTGCGCTCACCAAGAGGAAATGAATTTTTAAATACAGGATATGGTACAGGTACTAATGTTGGTCCTAGTGCAATTCCACACCAGAAACACTCCATTCCGAGCAAGGCCTTTTACCAAGTTGCTGTTCCCACTCCCTATCCCCATGACCCCACATTACCCATCTCTGAAGAGATACTCGTTTGTGAAGAGAAACTGTTTGAGTCCATCACCCTTTCTTCgcaaacaatcaaaatgCTATATATCGAATATGTAACTCGGTACCATCCTATATTTCCAGTGGTCGATATTGAAAAGGGGCCAGAGAGGATTTATAGGCTTTGTCCAGCATTGTTCTGGGTCATGATGTTTGTGTCGCTACGAAGAATCGAGGACGACTACTCCAAGTCATTATTGATACAGATGTCTCCCGTGGTAAAAAGTATCTTGGCGGAGATTATGATCTCGCCCATCACTAGGTATAATCCAtcagaggaagaagaaccCATTTACAATGTATCTTCGGTGTATTCTGTTCAAGCCTTCCTTTTATACTCCTTTTGGCCTCCAATCACTTCGTCATTGAGTGCAGACTCATCATACAACACTGTTAATACGGGATTCTTCCAAGCGATAAGAATCAGTTTACACGCCCCATCTTCGTTTGTTGAGAACTTGAATGGAGAGAATGGTAACAAGAATGGTCAGGGGTTGACTACTCAGCAAACAGCAATGATCCAGGAGCAAGTAAAGACGTGGATTTTATCAAACGTGGCGTCACAATATATTGCTACATCTTTCGGGTTCCCTGCTTGTGTTCAGTTTGATTCCTCTATTTGGTTTTACAGTAAACCAGGTAGCCGCATTAATATTCCCCAGGATATCAATGTAATGCTCGAAATCGCTCAGTTCCAAGACCAAATGGCCAAATCTCTCAACTCTAACCCCAACGATTCATGCGGGTTGGCAGAGGCAAAAGAGCGAGTCACGATTTTGAAATTACTTGAAAAGCGATTAAATGAAATAGAAACCAAAGTAAGAAGTGATGTTTCCAAATACTCGGCAAATTTTCGTATATTCGAAATCTTGGCTGTCAAAGTTCACTTGTTCAGCTATTTTTTTATGGACTCGTACAAGATCCCCGACTTTGAGTTGAAAAAGGGTCTTATAAAATTGTACAACTCTGCTGTTGCACTCATCGAGTACACCAAGACTTGCCAGGGAACGGATCGCAAATACGTCAAGTATCTTCCTGGAGTCTATCTTTTGAACCTTTGGCAGGCTGCTTGCATTACTGGCAAGTTAGTGCATTCCGAATTGAAAGAGTACATTGATGTAGCCATTGGAAGGAGATGTTTTGAAGCAGTGGTGAGCTTGACCATGAAGGCATCTATTTTAAAGCATGATATGGCTTTTAGATCGAGCGGTATAACGAAATCGATGTGGCCGCTATTCAAGAACTTGAAcgatgaaaagaagaatttgCTTCGTATCACGGTTCGAAATAGAATGTCAGcctctgttttttttgattgtttaaATTTGGTGAGAGAACAGGTGGGATTGACCAAGATGAATGCTAAAGCAGACGAGCTGAAGGGGGCAGATCCCGCCGACGATGGTTATCACGAAAGCAACGATCATTCGCAATCGGAAGTTGACGACGCCAACGAGGAGCCAAATGCTGCATCGAAAAAAGATCCTCATCAGAATAACACCAGCCAAAACTTTAAAGAGAAGAACCTTATCACGAAAATTCGGGCTAGTGCAGAACTGAGAGCGCGCGAGATAATAAGGACAAAACCACTAGACCCAGAACCAATTTCTATTGATTCCAAACGAAGCTCAATATTTAAAATCGTAAACTCGTCGAGTGATACGTCGCCATTGGCCAGATCCGACACCTCGGTGGTAGAAAATGGTTTGCTACAGAAGCAATCTCCGTATAGTGCGCAAATGAGTCCCAGAGGACTTGAACAGCAAAGAGATCCAAATGCCTCGCCACAATCATTACCACCTCATACTGGACTAAATGCGCATTCTCGACCTCAGTTCCAGCCCCAGTCTCAGCCTCAGCCTCAGTCTCAGTCTCAGCCCCAGTCTCAGCCTCAACTACAACCTCAACTTCAGTCACAATATCATGGCCATCCGCAGTATCAAACTCAGTATCAGACGCAGTATCAAGCACAAGGGCAAGGGcaagcacaagcacaagcacaagcTTATGCTCATACTCATGCTCATTCTTCGCACGCTGTAGCCAATCATAAACCATTAGACCTGTACACTGTGAGCAACACATCCTACTACGAATCTCCTGCGCAGCTGGCACAACTGGGATACGAAagtttggatttggatGGATTTGATACAGACTTATTGTGGAAGGATGTGGATAGCGTTATGAACGATTTTGGATTTCATTTAGATTAA
- the GCD11 gene encoding eukaryotic translation initiation factor 2 subunit gamma (BUSCO:EOG09261TPN): MSYDDIENATPDIVIGGTLEEETEDYTYDVESENEQNDEKFLNESEAKGKKSVAFAGLDEEDEQKAEELAKREFEEGGGLPEQPDNPVFSELTPLSPEIINRQATINIGTIGHVAHGKSTVVRAISGVQTVRFKDELERNITIKLGYANAKIYKCNNPECPEPDCYRSFKSDKEIRPKCQRPGCSGRYELVRHVSFVDCPGHDILMSTMLSGAAVMDAALLLIAGNESCPQPQTSEHLAAIEIMKLKHVIILQNKVDLMREESALDHQKSIIQFIRGTIADGAPIVPISAQLKYNIDAVNQFIVNSIPVPIRDFSASPRLIVIRSFDVNKPGADVDDLKGGVAGGSILTGVFKIGDEIEIRPGIVTKDDQGRIQCKTIFSNIVSLFAEHNDLKFAVPGGLIGVGTKVDPTLCRADRLVGQVVGAKGNLPSIYSDIEINYFLLRRLLGVKTEGQKQGAKVRKLEVGEVLMVNIGSTATGARVVAVKADMARLQLTSPACTEINEKIALSRRIEKHWRLIGWATIKKGTTINPVV; the protein is encoded by the coding sequence ATGTCTTACGACGATATAGAAAACGCAACACCAGATATTGTTATTGGAGGCACCTTGGAAGAGGAAACCGAAGATTACACATACGATGTGGAGAGCGAGAATGAACAGAATGATGAAAAATTCTTGAATGAGTCAGAAGCCAAGGGCAAGAAATCAGTTGCATTTGCTGGTTTGGATGAGGAGGACGAGCAAAAGGCAGAGGAATTGGCCAAGAGGGAGTTTGAGGAAGGTGGCGGTCTTCCAGAGCAGCCAGATAACCCAGTGTTTTCTGAGTTGACTCCATTGTCACCTGAAATCATCAACAGGCAAGCAACAATCAACATTGGAACTATTGGACACGTCGCACATGGTAAATCTACAGTGGTGAGAGCTATCTCTGGAGTTCAAACTGTTCGGTTCAAGGATGAGTTGGAAAGAAACATTACCATTAAGTTGGGTTACGCAAATGCCAAAATATACAAGTGTAACAATCCTGAATGTCCCGAGCCAGATTGTTATAGATCATTTAAGTCAGACAAGGAAATCAGGCCTAAATGTCAGCGTCCTGGTTGTTCAGGAAGGTATGAGTTGGTTAGACACGTTTCCTTTGTCGATTGTCCAGGGCACGATATTTTGATGAGTACTATGTTGTCAGGAGCAGCGGTGATGGATGCTGCACTCTTGCTTATTGCAGGAAATGAAAGCTGTCCTCAGCCTCAAACCTCAGAGCATCTTGCTGCTATTGAGATTATGAAGTTGAAGCATGTGattattttgcaaaacaaagtgGATTTAATGAGAGAAGAATCTGCATTGGACCACCAGAAATCCATTATTCAATTCATCAGAGGTACTATTGCTGATGGCGCGCCTATTGTCCCAATCTCTGCGCAATTGAAGTACAACATTGATGCAGTGAACCAGTTTATTGTCAACTCCATTCCAGTTCCAATAAGAGACTTTTCGGCGTCTCCTAGATTGATTGTTATTCGATCTTTCGATGTGAATAAGCCTGGTGCAGACGTTGATGACTTGAaaggtggtgttgctggtggaTCTATATTGACTGGTGTTTTCAAGATTGGTGACGAGATCGAGATCAGACCTGGTATCGTCACAAAGGACGACCAAGGCAGAATCCAATGTAAGACAATTTTCTCAAACATTGTCTCCTTATTTGCCGAACACAATGACTTGAAGTTTGCCGTTCCAGGTGGTTTGATTGGTGTAGGTACAAAGGTTGACCCCACCTTGTGTAGAGCAGATCGTTTGGTCGGACAAGTTGTCGGTGCCAAGGGAAACCTTCCATCCATATACTCTGACATTGAGATCAACTACTTTTTGTTGAGAAGATTATTGGGTGTTAAGACGGAAGGCCAAAAGCAAGGTGCTAAAGTCCGTAAGTTGGAGGTGGGAGAAGTGTTGATGGTGAACATTGGTTCTACGGCTACTGGTGCTAGGGTTGTTGCTGTCAAGGCTGATATGGCCCGTTTGCAACTTACCTCACCAGCTTGTACAGAGATTAATGAAAAGATTGCCTTGTCGAGACGTATCGAGAAGCATTGGCGTTTGATTGGTTGGGCCACTATCAAGAAGGGTACAACCATCAATCCAGTtgtataa
- the SST2 gene encoding AMSH/STAMBP protein ubiquitin specific-protease (BUSCO:EOG092621F2) produces MPSSELTYRESDTDAEECKGTQIVSSTKLDDRPYQEHPEYDILHEVTLNKFNRSTTGRIYDKSFKDIFAMLIVALNLKKPSIDNSATEQASLSAFARIKLFKQSSKRIPYSFSMNAAVEKMAHLYLQVESSKTVTSISYNFKREIATLLIREFYRAKFLHSPADRTRAEPKHNVLLQPTPKGIFIVHAFCVKQGLKRSDMPEILFQPAFNTMQLFTFERDPISDKILFSKNLVYLLFSKLLGPKPNVWSPTNRPDEIPIVTKKTMDGVLESEGLEVLFPDSLSNLESVSKTSVVSSESEFRFSNLQNKCADFTQNSKSSNTATAMVNENTATATTTATATTSIDDNDDNDNDSNISVGGDRGRGSNSTSTGATELKVAQSPFHHRYYENPRSEAHVQYYVASAGVRMMKEDFVKVGGKIFYNVAGKAICQWLMDCTDIVSPKQALEVASLFVKHKLIVSKEFGTGISSGSVSDSTPSSRFDPLYEFSKNELYTVTEHGIAISLWNQLASRSSMAPRQFSKHVIFRSSKSKLTLAEILTDPGIAMQFKKHLEQEFCQENYDAYCQLEIFDKKAASILNTQGRTGLEKDTTTKSSTLHPLEHQKTCMSMAYQIFNTFISGDSPLTVNIDYKLKSKISDLLMKYPDTHDSSSMRYEETEKEKEKRKEKEKEKGENEDSCSISSNENGNDDVYDACRYLNNSCVANSRHNSDASEPEFDQCKSSLAHGADTLSNIREIKNAYTQVRKHLYNLMEIDSVPKFLSKYGSLSSS; encoded by the coding sequence ATGCCGAGTAGCGAATTGACATACAGAGAGTCTGATACTGATGCTGAAGAATGCAAAGGTACCCAAATCGTTTCCTCGACCAAATTGGATGATCGACCATACCAAGAACACCCAGAATATGACATTCTTCATGAAGTAACACTCAATAAGTTCAATAGATCCACAACCGGCAGGATCTATGACAAGAGCTTTAAAGATATATTTGCGATGTTGATTGTTgctttgaatttgaaaaaaccCTCCATTGATAACTCGGCGACGGAGCAAGCTCTGTTGTCTGCATTTGCAAGAATTAAACTTTTCAAACAGTCTTCAAAACGGATTCCGTACTCCTTCTCGATGAATGCGGCGGTAGAAAAGATGGCCCACCTCTATTTGCAGGTGGAATCTCTGAAAACAGTCACGTCAATATCTTATAATTTCAAGCGTGAGATTGCCACACTATTGATAAGGGAGTTCTATAGAGCAAAGTTTCTTCACTCGCCCGCTGACCGGACTCGGGCAGAGCCAAAGCACaatgttcttcttcaaccGACTCCCAAAGGTATATTTATAGTGCACGCATTTTGCGTTAAACAAGGACTCAAGAGGTCCGACATGCCAGAAATCTTGTTTCAACCAGCATTCAATACGATGCAGTTGTTTACTTTTGAAAGGGATCCTATATCTGACAAGATTCTTTTCTCCAAGAATTTGGTATATCTTTTATTCAGCAAGTTGCTAGGTCCCAAGCCAAATGTATGGTCTCCCACAAATAGGCCTGATGAGATTCCTATTGTAACGAAGAAAACAATGGATGGAGTTCTTGAAAGCGAAGGTTTAGAGGTGCTATTTCCGGACTCTTTGTCGAATCTCGAGAGTGTATCTAAAACTTCAGTGGTTAGTCTGGAATCTGAATTTCGCTTTCTGaatttacaaaacaaatgtGCTGATTTTACACAAAATTCAAAGAGTTCAAATACCGCTACTGCTATGGTTAATGAGAACACTGCTACTgccactactactgctactgctaccaCCAGcattgatgataatgatgataatgataatgatagtAACATCAGTGTTGGCGGCGATCGGGGTCGTGGTAGCAATAGTACTAGTACCGGTGCTACTGAGCTTAAAGTAGCCCAGAGCCCATTCCACCACCGTTATTATGAAAACCCTAGATCAGAGGCACATGTTCAGTACTATGTGGCATCTGCGGGTGTAAGAATGATGAAAGAGGACTTTGTGAAAGTAGGTGGAAAAATCTTCTATAATGTCGCAGGTAAGGCGATTTGTCAATGGCTTATGGACTGCACTGATATTGTGAGTCCCAAGCAAGCGCTTGAAGTTGCTAGTTTATTTGTTAAACACAAGCTTATTGTGAGTAAAGAATTTGGCACCGGGATCTCTTCAGGTTCTGTTTCAGATTCGACCCCATCATCCAGGTTCGACCCTCTTTACGAATTCCTGAAGAATGAGCTTTACACGGTGACTGAACATGGTATTGCGATTAGTCTTTGGAACCAGTTGGCATCAAGGAGCCTGATGGCTCCAAGACAGTTTTCTAAACATGTCATCTTTAGGTCAAGCAAGTCTAAATTGACTTTGGCTGAAATTTTGACCGACCCCGGGATTGCAATGCAATTCAAGAAACATTTGGAACAAGAGTTTTGTCAAGAAAATTACGACGCCTACTGTCAGCTTGAGATTTTTGATAAGAAAGCTGCAAGCATTTTGAATACACAAGGTAGAACTGGTTTGGAGAAAGATACAACAACTAAATCATCAACCCTTCACCCACTTGAACACCAAAAGACTTGCATGTCAATGGCCTATCAAATATTTAATACGTTTATTAGTGGCGATTCACCGTTGACGGTGAATATTGACTACAAACTCAAATCCAAGATTCTGGATCTATTGATGAAGTACCCTGATACACACGATAGCAGCTCAATGAGGTATGAGGAAActgagaaagaaaaagaaaaaagaaaagaaaaagaaaaagaaaaaggtgaAAACGAGGACAGTTGCAGTATTAGTAGTAATGAGAATGGCAACGACGATGTTTATGATGCCTGCAGATACCTTAATAACTCCTGTGTTGCAAATTCTCGACACAATAGTGATGCAAGTGAACCCGAATTTGACCAATGCAAATCAAGTCTTGCTCATGGAGCCGATACCTTGTCAAATATACGCGAAATCAAGAATGCCTACACGCAAGTGCGCAAGCACTTGTACAACTTGATGGAAATTGATTCTGTCCCTAAATTCTTGAGTAAATATGGGTCATTATCAAGCTCGTGA
- the ORC4 gene encoding origin recognition complex subunit 4 (BUSCO:EOG092630MJ) codes for MNVPQDLDRRKNDDNNNNNNNNNNSNDRGTDTGTGNGMELNPMHRLPDSEVAKASHKRKYSHSPGDSYGGPEVIPALEPEAELELRSKSYTELNSELNQLDGKPVENGKLEKGKRIKLLAVPHSETQTTATPNKTFDRTLKKTSDINGSNCCDDIQRIIQRVMLQLNGELDLRGNSSLKEIYSTIYNVFFKAVIQKESHSILLVGPKGCGKSTIVEQALTSLDKIAPDAYIRINLHSSIHTDDREALREVARQLDRSFSDFSGSKGNFTEKVLEQKSINDTLANILQVLGGTSSGSESTERQWIPLVFIIDEIEKFATSNRQTLLYNLLDLCQNSQVPISVIGLTSKLNAKESLEKRVSSRFSQRTEMIVFPHSFEEFVANAKSHLLLGDEYINLLESPKSGLEWNEQIERVFGDKTSKLAEFHMREYHTTRNYRVILDQYKIALSGVSMLSGVHKTKDVNASGLLTLNANFASRTGSVIREILLSLSTVELFILIAAVRWSEKYDADVINFSLAFSEYIQMQKLTEPTNSFSSGLTTSIQVEKRLWTRELLRNSWRNLYRVGILVDPQTTGGDVSHGGDSRSSSTVLEENTMVVIDITLDELSAFVSKKPGLKKYLRLS; via the coding sequence ATGAATGTGCCGCAAGATTTGGACCGACGCAAAAACGAcgataacaacaataacaacaacaacaacaacaacagcaatgaCAGAGGCACCGACACGGGCACGGGCAATGGTATGGAATTGAATCCTATGCATCGATTGCCAGATTCAGAGGTTGCCAAAGCATCACACAAGAGGAAATACTCTCATTCCCCAGGTGACTCTTACGGCGGACCAGAAGTGATACCAGCATTAGAACCTGAAGCCGAATTGGAGCTACGATCGAAATCATACACAGAACTAAACTCGGAATTGAACCAACTTGATGGAAAACCTGTGGAAAATGGTAAGTTGGAAAAAGGTAAGCGCATCAAGCTCCTTGCTGTTCCTCATAGTGAAACTCAAACAACAGCTACGCCGAATAAAACATTTGACAGaacattgaaaaaaacCAGCGACATAAATGGCAGTAATTGTTGCGATGACATACAAAGGATAATACAGAGAGTAATGCTTCAACTCAATGGAGAGTTGGATTTGCGGGGTAACTCCTCTTTAAAGGAGATATATTCCACGATTTACAATGTGTTTTTCAAAGCTGTAATTCAGAAAGAAAGCCATTCGATCCTTTTGGTCGGTCCAAAGGGGTGTGGCAAAAGTACAATAGTTGAGCAGGCGTTAACGAGTTTGGATAAGATTGCGCCAGATGCTTATATAAGAATCAACCTCCATTCATCGATACACACAGATGATCGCGAGGCTTTGCGAGAGGTTGCTCGGCAATTGGATAGATCATTCTCGGACTTTTCTGGAAGCAAAGGTAATTTTACCGAAAAAGTTTTGGAGCAGAAATCGATAAACGACACTCTAGCAAATATTTTGCAGGTCCTCGGCGGAACTTCGAGTGGTTCCGAGAGTACCGAGAGGCAATGGATACCTTTGGTATTCAtcattgatgaaattgagaaatttGCAACAAGCAATCGACAGACATTGTTATACAACTTACTTGACTTGTGCCAAAACAGTCAGGTCCCTATTTCCGTTATTGGACTCACATCGAAGTTGAATGCTAAGGAATCGCTAGAGAAGAGAGTAAGCAGTAGGTTTTCTCAACGGACTGAAATGATTGTATTTCCTCATTCTTTTGAAGAGTTTGTAGCAAATGCCAAGCTGCACTTGCTTCTCGGTGATGAATACATAAACTTATTGGAACTGCCGAAACTGGGGCTTGAGTGGAATGAACAAATTGAGAGAGTATTTGGAGACAAGACCTCTAAACTTGCGGAGTTCCATATGAGAGAATACCACACCACAAGAAATTATCGTGTCATACTCGACCAATACAAGATTGCATTATCTGGCGTATCTATGTTATCTGGTGTACACAAGACAAAAGATGTAAATGCACTGGGTTTGCTAACACTAAACGCAAACTTTGCATCAAGAACTGGTAGTGTGATAAGGGAAATTCTTTTATCGCTTTCTACAGTTGAGTTATTCATCTTGATAGCTGCCGTGAGGTGGCTGGAAAAGTACGATGCAGATGTTATCAACTTTAGTTTGGCCTTTCTGGAGTATATTcaaatgcaaaaattgACAGAACCAaccaattctttttcttccggACTTACTACGAGCATCCAGGTGGAGAAACGTTTATGGACAAGAGAGTTGTTGAGAAACAGCTGGAGAAATTTGTACAGAGTGGGGATTTTGGTAGATCCACAGACGACGGGTGGTGATGTTTCTCATGGAGGCGACTCGAGGTCAAGCTCAACAGTCCTCGAGGAAAACACGATGGTGGTGATAGATATTACACTCGATGAGCTTAGTGCATTTGTACTGAAAAAACCAGGGTTGAAGAAATATTTGCGACTCTCATAA